One window of the Trifolium pratense cultivar HEN17-A07 linkage group LG2, ARS_RC_1.1, whole genome shotgun sequence genome contains the following:
- the LOC123909044 gene encoding uncharacterized protein LOC123909044: MFMPTPGMGIQTMVGSSQHASREAPIEENDVQQISDEEENGVEDDEVVGQGNVPRLAHKRDENGKIIIRPVGKGLALANEVANAINYAIRKQFYTPIYNWSVFNKDEDTKKIKVERFKSFGEKLSWDPRDHDVVYHVFEQKGAKRLSDMVTKARKKEVKPAWIGDLAWTCLKDYWKSEDFLKISNQNKINRSSK, from the exons ATGTTTATGCCAACTCCAGGAATGGGCATTCAAACAATGGTTGGCTCTTCACAACATGCCTCACGTGAGGCTCCGATTGAGGAGAATGATGTGCAACAAATATCCGATGAGGAGGAAAATGGGGTTGAGGATGACGAGGTGGTGGGTCAAGGGAATGTTCCTCGTCTTGCGCATAAGAGAGATGAAAATGGGAAGATTATTATACGACCTGTGGGTAAAGG GCTCGCTCTTGCTAATGAAGTGGCAAATGCCATAAATTACGCAATACGAAAGCAGTTTTATACGCCTATCTATAATTGGAGTGTATTCAACAAAGACGAAgacactaaaaaaattaaagtagaaAGGTTTAAATCTTTTGGG gAGAAGTTATCATGGGATCCTCGTGATCACGATGTTGTCTATCATGTATTTGAACAAAAGGGAGCAAAACGACTATCAGACATGGTTACGAAGGCGAGGAAAAAAGAGGTCAAACCTGCATGGATAGGTGATCTAGCTTGGACATGTCTTAAAGACTACTGGAAGAGCGAGGAtttccttaaaatctccaatcAAAATAAGATCAATCGATCTTCAAAATAA